One genomic window of Desulfovibrio legallii includes the following:
- a CDS encoding methyl-accepting chemotaxis protein: MNMRLQTKMLLFILLPAMAGLLLVAAVSYRVSQKTLQEQVWQDGAALLHSQRVALTAVIKGLRSGLAALGGNRRLQTYLTSYKALGPAAMRGELFDAADEALNTFVTANQNVALAGLVAADGTVIAHHLSGSAKPSKTVGADYSARAYFRKGLQGEPAFENLFSHTTGGMMLILSIPIKQDGKTAAVLLIGVDSLNVAKEITSQVRMGGKGLVYAYETKGKLVLHPDSKAIGRDESDVPHVRRMLGSGEGRLTYATAQGAERVIFHTPMPEVGWLLCVEVDRAEILAPVQRMLWSIALATLGCVLVVGCMITVVARGTARVLAGLSHITTAVSAGRLDAEPAELALLHKAGKRRDECGILAKGMEKMTTNIKALLREGEQKTQAAVEATERAEQATARAEEAARQAADAKRQGMLDAARQLEKVINAISAASTELSAQISHSSRSAAEASQRLGQAAAGMEEMNATVRDVAHNAQEAAAASDAAKSQALEGAGVVSRAVEGIETVRTQSQAVKEDMALLGRQAEEIGKVMQVIADIADQTNLLALNAAIEAARAGEAGRGFAVVADEVRKLAEKTMTATKDVGRAISGIQEGARKNIANVETTAAAIESATELSVQSGDSLQKILTLVAQVNERIQSIAAASEQQSAASEGINSSVEQVAATSTETAQAMEQATRAVAELAQQARALQDLIADLEKQGQPAA; this comes from the coding sequence ATGAACATGCGCCTGCAGACCAAGATGCTGCTGTTTATTCTCCTCCCTGCCATGGCGGGGCTGCTGCTGGTGGCGGCCGTCAGCTACCGGGTTTCGCAAAAGACGCTGCAGGAGCAGGTCTGGCAGGACGGCGCGGCCCTGCTGCACAGCCAGCGTGTGGCTCTGACCGCCGTAATCAAGGGCCTGCGCAGCGGCCTTGCGGCCCTGGGCGGCAACCGCCGCCTCCAGACCTATCTGACGTCCTACAAGGCCCTGGGGCCCGCCGCCATGCGCGGGGAGCTGTTCGACGCGGCGGACGAAGCGCTCAACACCTTTGTCACGGCCAACCAAAACGTGGCCCTGGCCGGCCTGGTGGCCGCCGACGGCACGGTCATCGCCCACCACCTTTCCGGAAGCGCAAAGCCCAGCAAAACCGTGGGAGCCGACTATTCCGCCCGCGCCTACTTCCGCAAGGGCCTGCAGGGCGAACCCGCCTTTGAAAACCTCTTCAGCCACACCACGGGCGGCATGATGCTCATCCTCAGCATCCCCATAAAACAGGACGGCAAGACGGCGGCCGTGCTGCTCATCGGCGTGGACAGCCTGAACGTGGCCAAAGAGATTACCAGTCAGGTCAGAATGGGCGGCAAGGGCCTGGTCTACGCCTATGAAACCAAGGGCAAGCTGGTGCTGCACCCGGACAGCAAGGCCATCGGCCGCGACGAAAGCGACGTCCCCCATGTGCGCCGGATGCTCGGATCCGGGGAAGGCCGCCTTACCTACGCCACGGCCCAGGGCGCGGAGCGGGTGATCTTCCACACGCCCATGCCCGAAGTGGGCTGGCTGCTCTGCGTGGAAGTGGACCGGGCGGAGATCCTTGCGCCCGTGCAGCGCATGCTGTGGAGCATAGCCCTGGCGACCCTGGGCTGCGTGCTGGTGGTGGGCTGCATGATCACGGTAGTGGCGCGCGGCACGGCGCGCGTCCTGGCCGGGCTTTCCCACATTACCACCGCCGTTTCCGCAGGCCGCCTGGACGCCGAACCCGCGGAGCTGGCCCTGCTGCACAAAGCCGGCAAGCGCCGGGACGAATGCGGCATTCTGGCCAAGGGCATGGAAAAAATGACGACCAACATCAAAGCCCTGCTGCGCGAGGGCGAACAAAAAACTCAGGCCGCCGTGGAGGCCACGGAACGGGCCGAGCAGGCCACGGCCAGGGCGGAAGAAGCCGCCCGCCAGGCCGCCGACGCCAAGCGCCAGGGCATGCTGGACGCGGCCCGGCAGCTGGAAAAGGTGATCAACGCCATTTCCGCCGCCTCCACGGAGCTTTCCGCGCAGATCTCCCACTCCAGCCGCAGCGCGGCGGAGGCCTCGCAGCGCCTGGGCCAGGCGGCCGCGGGCATGGAGGAAATGAACGCCACCGTGCGCGACGTAGCCCACAACGCACAGGAAGCGGCCGCCGCCTCCGACGCCGCCAAAAGCCAGGCCCTGGAAGGCGCGGGCGTTGTTTCCAGGGCTGTGGAAGGCATAGAAACCGTGCGCACGCAGTCTCAGGCCGTCAAGGAGGACATGGCCCTGCTGGGCCGCCAGGCGGAAGAAATCGGCAAGGTCATGCAGGTCATTGCGGACATTGCGGACCAGACCAACCTGCTGGCCCTGAACGCCGCCATTGAGGCCGCCCGCGCTGGCGAGGCCGGACGCGGCTTCGCCGTGGTGGCCGACGAAGTGCGCAAACTGGCGGAAAAAACCATGACCGCCACCAAGGATGTGGGCCGGGCCATCAGCGGCATCCAGGAAGGGGCCCGCAAAAACATCGCCAATGTGGAAACCACCGCCGCGGCCATTGAAAGCGCCACGGAGCTCTCCGTCCAGTCCGGCGATTCGCTGCAAAAAATTCTGACCCTGGTGGCGCAGGTCAATGAGCGCATCCAGTCCATCGCCGCCGCCAGCGAACAGCAATCGGCCGCCAGCGAGGGCATCAACAGCTCCGTGGAGCAGGTGGCCGCCACCTCCACGGAAACCGCCCAGGCCATGGAGCAGGCCACGCGCGCCGTGGCGGAGCTGGCGCAGCAGGCCCGCGCCCTGCAAGACCTGATTGCCGACCTGGAAAAGCAGGGCCAGCCCGCCGCATGA
- the gdhA gene encoding NADP-specific glutamate dehydrogenase, with product MAYVQRVMRGLEEKYAYEPEFLQAARNVLETLQPLLEQNKKYEQNKILERIVEPERIISFRVQWVDDQGQVQVNKGYRVQFNSAIGPYKGGLRFHPSVNQGILKFLGFEQILKNSLTGLAIGGAKGGSDFDPKGKSEMEAMRFCQAFMTELCRHIGPTVDVPAGDIGVGGREIGYLFGQYKRLTQRYEGILTGKNLLFGGSLARVEATGYGAVYFAQSMLEATGESLEGKICAVSGAGNVATYCCEKLLQVGARPVTVSDSRGMIHDPDGIDVALLKQVKEVERASLARYAELKRGARHIPAAEYPKGRNAVWSVPCEAAFPCATQNELNLEDAKTLLANGCRCVVEGANMPSTMEAAHAFLKAGIHYGPAKAANAGGVAISQLEMAQNASMQSWSFDVVDGKLLQIMQGIHRNAAATAQEFGAPGNLVLGANIAGFRKVADAMIAQGV from the coding sequence ATGGCCTATGTGCAGCGCGTGATGCGCGGACTGGAGGAGAAGTACGCTTACGAGCCGGAGTTTCTGCAGGCTGCCCGCAATGTTCTGGAGACCTTGCAGCCCCTTCTGGAGCAGAACAAAAAGTACGAACAGAATAAGATTCTGGAGCGGATTGTAGAGCCGGAACGGATTATTTCCTTCCGGGTGCAATGGGTGGACGATCAGGGTCAGGTGCAGGTCAATAAAGGCTACCGGGTTCAGTTCAATTCCGCCATCGGCCCGTACAAGGGCGGCCTGCGGTTTCACCCCAGCGTGAACCAGGGCATTCTCAAATTTCTGGGGTTTGAGCAGATCCTTAAAAATTCTCTGACCGGTCTTGCCATCGGCGGCGCCAAGGGCGGTTCGGATTTTGACCCCAAGGGCAAGTCTGAAATGGAAGCCATGCGCTTCTGCCAGGCCTTTATGACCGAGCTTTGCCGGCACATCGGCCCCACCGTGGACGTGCCCGCCGGCGACATCGGCGTGGGCGGCCGCGAAATCGGCTACCTTTTCGGCCAGTACAAGCGCCTGACCCAACGCTATGAAGGCATACTGACGGGCAAGAACCTGCTCTTTGGCGGATCCCTGGCCAGGGTGGAAGCCACGGGCTACGGGGCCGTCTATTTTGCCCAGAGCATGCTCGAAGCCACGGGCGAGAGCCTGGAAGGCAAAATCTGCGCCGTTTCCGGGGCCGGCAACGTGGCCACCTACTGCTGCGAAAAGCTGCTGCAGGTGGGGGCCCGGCCCGTGACCGTATCCGACTCGCGCGGCATGATCCACGACCCGGACGGTATTGACGTGGCCCTGCTCAAACAGGTGAAGGAAGTTGAGCGCGCTTCCCTGGCCCGCTACGCGGAGCTCAAGCGCGGGGCCAGGCATATTCCCGCAGCCGAATATCCCAAGGGCCGCAACGCGGTCTGGTCCGTGCCCTGCGAAGCCGCCTTCCCCTGCGCCACGCAGAACGAGCTGAACCTGGAGGACGCCAAAACCCTGCTGGCCAACGGTTGCCGCTGCGTGGTGGAAGGGGCCAACATGCCCTCCACCATGGAGGCCGCGCACGCCTTCCTCAAGGCCGGCATCCACTACGGTCCGGCCAAGGCCGCCAATGCCGGCGGCGTGGCCATCAGTCAGCTGGAAATGGCCCAGAACGCCAGCATGCAGAGCTGGAGCTTTGATGTGGTGGACGGCAAGCTGCTGCAGATCATGCAGGGCATCCACCGCAACGCCGCCGCCACCGCCCAGGAGTTCGGCGCGCCCGGCAACCTGGTGCTGGGGGCCAACATCGCCGGGTTCCGCAAGGTGGCCGACGCCATGATCGCCCAGGGGGTGTAG